Part of the Longimicrobium sp. genome is shown below.
TGCCGCAGCAGCGCCTCGCCGTCGCGGAAGCCGCAGACCTCGCGCTGGACCACGTAGTACCACATCGCCTCGCCCGCGGCGCGCACCAGCTCGTCACGCTCCGCCGCATCGCCGGGCGCGGCGTCGAACGCCTTCAGCGCGTCGAGCGCGGCACTGGCGCGGCGGCCCAGGCGCGCCAGCGTGGCCGCCTTCTCCTGCAGCAGCTCGTACTCGAACACGTCCAGGGGCGAGGCCCGGGACGATGGATTGCGGGGCGTTCGCACGTTCGGTTTCTCGCGGTGATTCAGCACCCAGCCGGCGAGCGGCAGGCAAATCTCCCATACACCCACGAGGAACGGAAGGATTCGGTCGACGGAACAGATGAGGGAGATCGACAGCTCGGCGACGGCCAAAAACGCGGACGGCCGCGAGGATCAATCCCCGCGGCCGTCCGTGCCTCATCCTCCCTACCGCGGGATTACCAGATATTCACGCGCACCGAGGCCGGGCGGACCATGGGATCGCCCTCCTTGCACCCGAACGCGGCCGCGAACTCGGGCATGTTCGAGAGCGGCCCGTTGACGCGGAACTCGTTGGGCGAGTGGGGATCCGTCTGCACCATCAGCCGCAGCTGCTGGTCGCGGAACACCGCGCGGCGCGCCTGCGCGTAGGCCAGGAAGAAGCGCTGCTCGGGGGTGAAGCCGTCGATGAGCGTGCGCGGCTTTCCCGCCAGCTCGCGCTGCATGGCGTGGAAGGCGATGGACAGGCCGCCGATGTCCGCGATGTTCTCGCCCATGGTGAGTTTCGCGTTCACGTGCAGCGAGTCGAGCACCGTGTAGGCGCTGTACTGGCGGTCCACCACCGCCGCGCGCTCCTCGAAGCCGCGCGCGTCCTCGGGCGTCCACCAGTCGCGCAGGTTGCCGCGCGCGTCGTACTGCCGCCCCTGGTCGTCGAAGCCGTGCGTCATCTCGTGCCCGATGGTGCCGCCGATCCCGCCGTAGTTGGCCGCCACGTCGTACGACACGTGGAAGAACGGCGGCTGCAGCCGTCCCGCGGGAAAGACCACCTCGTTCAGCGTGGGCGAGTAGTACGCGTTGACCGTGGGCACCGTCATGAACCACTCCCCGCGGTCCACCGGCCCGCCGATCTTGCGCCGGTTGCGCGCCGCCTCGAAGGCCCCGATGGCCCGCAGGTTGGCGATGTGGCTGGCGGTGCCGATCTCCAGCCCGGTGTAGTCCTTCCACTCGTCGGGATAGCCGATCTTGGTGCCGAACGCGGCCAGCTTCTCCAGCGCCTGCTGGCGCGTGGCGGCGCCCATCCAGGTGGCGGCGCGCACGCGGTCGGCGAAGGTGGCGCGCAGGTTCCCCACCATCCGCTGCATCCCCGCCTTCGCCTCGGGGGTGAAGGCCGTGCGCACGTACTCCTCCCCCAGCGCGTCGCCGAGCACGGCGTCGGTCAGGCGCAGGCAGCGCTGCCAGCGCGGCTGCCGCTCGCGCGCGCCGGTCAGCGCCTGCGTGTAGCGGAAGCTCTGCGCGGCGAAGGGCGAAGACAGCCAGTCGGCCGTCCGGCTGATCGTCCGGAAGCGCAGGTAGGCGCGCCAGTCCTCCAGCGGCCGGTTGGCCAGCTCGTGCGACATCGCCCGGAAGAAGTCGGGCTGCGAGACGTTCATGCTGTCCACGCGGATCCCCAGCCGGCGCAGGAACACGCCCCACGCGAAGTTCGGAGTCAGCGCCTCGACGTCGCGCACGGACATGAAGTGGTACTGCGCGTTGGGGTCGCGCCGCTGCACCCGCGTCATCGACGCGCGCGCCAGCGCCGTCTCCACCGACAGCACGCGCTCGGCGTCGGCGCGCGCGGCGTCGCGCGGCTGGCCGGCCAGCACGAACATCTCGGTGACGTTGTCGAGGTAGTCGCCCCGCAGCTTCCGGCTGGCCGAGTCGTCGCGCAGGTAGTAGTCGCGGTCGGGCAGCCCCAGCCCGCCCTGCGACGCGTCGGCGATCACCCGCGCGCTGTTCTTGGGATCCTGGTCGCTCCCCAGCCCGAAAAGCACCCCCGTCCCCCGCTCGTGCTGCAGCATGATCTCCTCGATCACCTGGTTGGGGGTGCGGAGCGAGCCCTGCCGGCGCAGGTCCTCGGCGATCGGGCCGATCCCCGCCGCCTCGGCCTTCGCCGAGTCCATGCAGGTGGCGTAGAAGCGCCCCACGCGGCGGGTGTTCTCGTCGCGCGCCACCTCGGCCTGCCGCGCGGCCGCCTCCACCACCCCGCGCAGTACCTCCTCATTGCGGTCGCGCAGCTCGTTGAAGCCGCTCCACGACGAGTAGGCGGCGGGGATGGGGTTGCGGGCCATCCACCCGCCGTTGGCGTAGCGGTAGAAGTTC
Proteins encoded:
- a CDS encoding DUF6665 family protein produces the protein MRTPRNPSSRASPLDVFEYELLQEKAATLARLGRRASAALDALKAFDAAPGDAAERDELVRAAGEAMWYYVVQREVCGFRDGEALLRQLGVPREVRLRMGVFPREAK
- a CDS encoding M13 family metallopeptidase, whose product is MKTRVFLLLAAASLGAGSAAAQAPVVPALDRANLDTTCAPCQNFYRYANGGWMARNPIPAAYSSWSGFNELRDRNEEVLRGVVEAAARQAEVARDENTRRVGRFYATCMDSAKAEAAGIGPIAEDLRRQGSLRTPNQVIEEIMLQHERGTGVLFGLGSDQDPKNSARVIADASQGGLGLPDRDYYLRDDSASRKLRGDYLDNVTEMFVLAGQPRDAARADAERVLSVETALARASMTRVQRRDPNAQYHFMSVRDVEALTPNFAWGVFLRRLGIRVDSMNVSQPDFFRAMSHELANRPLEDWRAYLRFRTISRTADWLSSPFAAQSFRYTQALTGARERQPRWQRCLRLTDAVLGDALGEEYVRTAFTPEAKAGMQRMVGNLRATFADRVRAATWMGAATRQQALEKLAAFGTKIGYPDEWKDYTGLEIGTASHIANLRAIGAFEAARNRRKIGGPVDRGEWFMTVPTVNAYYSPTLNEVVFPAGRLQPPFFHVSYDVAANYGGIGGTIGHEMTHGFDDQGRQYDARGNLRDWWTPEDARGFEERAAVVDRQYSAYTVLDSLHVNAKLTMGENIADIGGLSIAFHAMQRELAGKPRTLIDGFTPEQRFFLAYAQARRAVFRDQQLRLMVQTDPHSPNEFRVNGPLSNMPEFAAAFGCKEGDPMVRPASVRVNIW